One genomic window of Azospirillum sp. TSH58 includes the following:
- a CDS encoding pyridoxal phosphate-dependent aminotransferase, whose protein sequence is MSKAPKVSKRGAIPPFFVMEVMRAAAEREAAGLEVLHMEVGQPSTGAPKGVLEAAHRMLDADVLGYTGALGIPALRAAIAGWYRDRYGIEVPERRVVVTTGSSGAFQLGFLAAFDPGDRVAMASPSYPAYRHTLTAIGVEPVELPTGPEHRFQPTIELLEQLDPPIQGLIVASPANPTGTMLSREELTALANWCDAKGVRLVSDEIYHGLTYGPEAVTAAEVSESALVVNSFSKYFSMTGWRLGWMIVPDDLIRSVECLAQNLFISAPSLSQAAAVAAFSCTEELDGHVARYARNRDLLLRELPKAGFDKLAPADGAFYIYADVTEMTDDSEAFCKRILAETGIACTPGVDFDPARGLRFVRFSFAGSEETIAEAARRLIAWKR, encoded by the coding sequence ATGAGCAAAGCACCCAAAGTCTCCAAACGGGGCGCCATCCCGCCCTTCTTCGTCATGGAAGTGATGCGCGCCGCCGCCGAGCGGGAAGCCGCCGGCCTGGAGGTCCTGCACATGGAGGTCGGGCAGCCCTCGACCGGCGCGCCGAAGGGCGTGCTGGAGGCCGCCCACCGCATGCTCGACGCCGACGTGCTGGGCTACACCGGAGCGCTGGGCATCCCGGCGCTGCGGGCGGCCATCGCCGGCTGGTACCGCGACCGCTACGGGATCGAGGTGCCGGAGCGGCGCGTGGTGGTCACCACCGGCTCGTCCGGGGCCTTCCAGCTCGGCTTCCTGGCGGCCTTCGATCCGGGCGACCGGGTGGCCATGGCCTCGCCCAGCTACCCGGCTTACCGCCACACCCTGACCGCGATCGGGGTGGAGCCGGTGGAGCTGCCGACCGGGCCGGAGCACCGGTTCCAGCCGACCATCGAACTGCTGGAACAGCTCGATCCGCCCATCCAGGGGTTGATCGTCGCCAGCCCGGCCAACCCGACCGGCACGATGCTGAGCCGGGAGGAGCTGACCGCGCTCGCCAACTGGTGCGACGCCAAGGGCGTGCGCCTCGTCTCCGACGAGATCTACCACGGCCTGACCTACGGGCCGGAGGCCGTCACCGCCGCCGAGGTCAGCGAGAGCGCGCTGGTGGTGAACAGCTTCTCCAAATACTTCTCGATGACCGGCTGGCGGCTGGGCTGGATGATCGTGCCGGACGACCTGATCCGCTCGGTCGAATGCCTCGCCCAGAACCTGTTCATCTCGGCCCCCAGCCTGTCGCAGGCCGCCGCGGTGGCGGCGTTCAGCTGCACCGAGGAGCTGGACGGCCATGTCGCCCGCTACGCCCGCAACCGCGACCTGCTGCTGAGGGAACTGCCGAAGGCCGGGTTCGACAAGCTGGCTCCGGCGGACGGCGCCTTCTACATCTACGCCGACGTGACGGAGATGACCGACGACAGCGAGGCCTTCTGCAAGCGCATCCTGGCCGAGACGGGCATCGCCTGCACCCCCGGCGTCGACTTCGACCCGGCCCGCGGCCTCCGCTTCGTGCGCTTCAGCTTCGCCGGCTCGGAGGAAACCATCGCCGAGGCGGCGCGGCGGCTCATCGCCTGGAAGAGGTAG